The following are encoded together in the Desulfococcus multivorans genome:
- the ilvN gene encoding acetolactate synthase small subunit, producing the protein MLSEEKHVLSILVDNQPGVLSRISGLFSGRGYNIESLCVAETTDENVSRLTIVTKGNQPVVEQVKKQLNKLINVIKVHELTGSRYVHRELALIKMSAKAENRAEILRIVDIFRGKIVDVGPDHYTIEVTGDEGKLEAILSLLKPIGIKEVARTGAIALFREPK; encoded by the coding sequence ATGCTTTCAGAGGAAAAACACGTTTTGTCCATCCTGGTCGATAACCAGCCGGGAGTGCTCTCGCGAATATCCGGTTTGTTTTCAGGCAGGGGGTACAATATCGAAAGCCTCTGCGTGGCCGAAACCACCGATGAAAACGTATCCCGCCTGACCATCGTCACCAAGGGAAATCAGCCGGTCGTCGAACAGGTCAAGAAGCAGCTCAACAAACTGATCAACGTGATCAAGGTCCATGAGCTGACGGGTTCAAGATATGTTCATCGGGAGCTGGCCCTCATCAAAATGAGTGCCAAGGCCGAAAATCGAGCCGAAATCCTGAGAATCGTGGATATTTTCAGGGGAAAGATCGTGGATGTCGGACCGGATCATTACACCATCGAGGTCACCGGCGACGAAGGGAAGCTCGAGGCGATCCTGAGTCTTCTGAAGCCCATCGGCATCAAGGAGGTTGCCCGGACAGGGGCCATCGCACTGTTCCGGGAACCCAAATAA
- the dprA gene encoding DNA-processing protein DprA, translated as MAESRRETIGAKGSKTLDPLASESLNSLTAWFRLRSVPGVGNYLFKRLVDRFGSPDEVFQAAIEVLQSVDGVSRRLAVAIKAHPLTEAVKKELALLKRSAYSIITMNDPDYPGLLLEIPDPPPFLYVYGDLGDGMHNIAVVGSRSATAYGRATARKLCSEIASAGFTVVSGLALGIDTAAHEGALAAGGKTIAVLGTGLDQVYPAANRHLCHQIARSGAVITEFPLKAGPDAHHFPVRNRIISGISLGTVVVEAARKSGSLITARLAAEQNREVFAVPGSVHSTKSVGTHFLIKQGAKLVETVDDIFEEFPTAVTHATAGSSTLGTERSQDPLLSAEERRVISALGPYPIHIDALVRSLDMDAGKLSAVLMQMELKGLVVQAPGKMFLIESDTLNSVNEKRQG; from the coding sequence AGATTGCGAAGCGTTCCAGGGGTCGGCAACTATCTGTTCAAACGGCTCGTAGATCGATTCGGTTCACCAGACGAGGTCTTTCAGGCCGCTATCGAGGTACTTCAGTCGGTCGACGGCGTCTCACGGCGCCTGGCAGTCGCCATCAAGGCTCATCCTCTGACGGAGGCCGTCAAAAAAGAACTTGCACTGTTAAAACGAAGTGCTTACTCCATTATTACGATGAACGACCCGGACTATCCGGGTCTTTTACTTGAAATCCCCGATCCGCCTCCGTTTCTGTATGTCTATGGAGACCTGGGCGACGGCATGCACAACATCGCCGTAGTCGGGTCGCGCAGCGCCACGGCTTACGGCCGCGCCACAGCGCGGAAACTCTGCTCGGAAATAGCCTCGGCCGGCTTCACCGTCGTCAGCGGCCTGGCCCTGGGCATCGATACGGCCGCCCATGAGGGTGCTCTGGCGGCCGGGGGAAAAACCATAGCCGTTCTGGGAACCGGTCTCGACCAGGTTTATCCGGCGGCGAATCGGCATCTATGTCACCAAATCGCCAGGTCCGGAGCGGTTATCACCGAATTTCCTCTCAAAGCGGGCCCTGATGCACATCATTTCCCTGTCCGGAACAGAATCATCAGCGGTATCTCCCTGGGAACCGTCGTCGTGGAGGCGGCCCGGAAAAGCGGGTCGCTGATCACCGCCCGACTGGCCGCGGAGCAAAACCGCGAGGTTTTCGCGGTCCCCGGCAGTGTGCATTCGACAAAGAGTGTCGGCACCCACTTTCTCATCAAACAGGGGGCGAAGCTGGTGGAAACCGTGGACGATATCTTCGAAGAATTCCCCACCGCCGTAACGCACGCGACGGCGGGCTCTTCGACATTGGGGACGGAACGATCTCAAGACCCGCTCCTTTCCGCCGAGGAGCGGCGGGTCATATCGGCCCTCGGGCCCTATCCGATTCATATCGACGCCCTGGTTCGAAGTCTCGACATGGATGCGGGAAAGCTTTCGGCCGTTTTGATGCAAATGGAATTGAAGGGCCTTGTGGTCCAGGCACCGGGAAAAATGTTTTTAATCGAATCAGATACCCTAAACAGCGTTAATGAAAAGCGTCAAGGATGA
- the topA gene encoding type I DNA topoisomerase, with protein MNAVSSKPLVVVESPTKVKTIKKYLGSNYNVAATVGHIKDLPSKEMGIDIEKDFQPQYRVIPGKQKVISSLKKEAGDAEDIYLAPDPDREGEAIAWHTAEVLKKKGRRFHRVLFHELTETGIREAMKSPEALNDNKYHAQKARRILDRLVGYQISPLLWRKVKNGLSAGRVQSVAVRIICEREKAIQVFRPEEYWTITARLSADTPPPFTAKLAKKDGRKLTIPDEASAEAILSELAGQQIVVEKVLRKTTRRNPLPPFTTSKLQQDAIRKLRFSAKKTMMVAQQLYEGIELASGEPTGVITYMRTDSTRIAAEAAEEALKLIREQFGEAYAIQRPRFFKNRKKVQDAHEAIRPTSVHHTPDSVKSYLNQDQLALYTLIWKRFVASQMQPALIDNTSLTIRIGAYQFKASGSTVKFPGFMVLYQAAEDNDRPEPDKTILPDLPEGTVLNLDGYDPKQHFTQPPPRFSEASLVKELEENGIGRPSTYAAILSTIQEKGYVEKQKGYFRPSELGLIVNDLVVKSFPDIFNVEFTAKMEDDLDRVEAAEIDAKMILHDFYAPFSSELEAADQSMLSMKGVGASTGIKCPQCGSELHIKVGKNGPFLACSSYPECNFSRDYTRDEKGNIQIIEPVSEDAVDKACEKCGKPMVIKRGRYGTFLACSGYPECKYTQSASTDVGGQSTGVKCPEEGCTGELVERRSKRGKVFYGCSRFPDCKYAIWDKPVNRSCPQCGAQFMVEKTTKKDGTFLMCLNPACGFRNTGGDDEAS; from the coding sequence ATGAATGCGGTGAGCAGTAAACCACTTGTTGTCGTCGAATCTCCGACCAAGGTCAAAACCATCAAAAAATATCTGGGCAGCAACTACAACGTTGCCGCAACCGTCGGTCACATCAAGGATCTGCCTTCCAAGGAAATGGGCATAGACATCGAAAAGGATTTTCAGCCCCAGTACCGGGTTATTCCAGGCAAACAGAAGGTGATCTCTTCCTTGAAAAAGGAGGCCGGGGATGCCGAAGATATCTATCTGGCCCCCGACCCGGACCGGGAGGGCGAAGCCATTGCATGGCATACGGCCGAAGTGCTCAAAAAGAAGGGCCGCCGTTTTCATCGGGTCCTGTTTCACGAATTGACGGAAACCGGTATCCGCGAGGCCATGAAATCGCCTGAAGCCCTGAACGACAACAAATATCATGCCCAGAAGGCACGACGGATTCTCGACCGGCTGGTGGGATATCAGATATCTCCGCTCTTGTGGCGTAAGGTCAAAAACGGTCTGAGCGCGGGACGCGTCCAGTCGGTCGCCGTCCGCATTATCTGCGAACGGGAAAAAGCGATTCAGGTTTTCAGGCCTGAGGAGTATTGGACCATCACCGCCCGCTTATCGGCCGATACGCCGCCCCCCTTCACGGCAAAACTGGCGAAAAAGGACGGTCGGAAGCTGACCATCCCCGACGAAGCCTCGGCGGAAGCGATTCTGTCGGAGCTGGCGGGGCAGCAGATCGTCGTGGAGAAGGTCCTCCGAAAAACGACGCGGCGAAACCCGCTTCCACCTTTCACCACAAGCAAACTCCAGCAGGACGCCATACGAAAGCTGAGATTCTCGGCCAAGAAAACCATGATGGTGGCCCAACAGTTGTATGAAGGCATCGAACTGGCCTCCGGAGAACCGACGGGCGTCATCACCTACATGAGGACCGATTCCACACGGATCGCCGCTGAAGCCGCGGAAGAAGCGCTGAAGCTGATACGGGAACAATTCGGCGAGGCTTACGCCATCCAGCGGCCCCGATTCTTCAAAAATCGCAAAAAGGTCCAGGATGCCCACGAGGCAATCCGTCCCACCTCGGTACATCATACGCCTGACAGCGTCAAATCTTACCTGAATCAAGACCAACTTGCGCTTTATACGCTGATCTGGAAACGATTCGTGGCCTCCCAGATGCAGCCCGCCCTCATCGACAACACCTCACTGACCATCCGTATCGGCGCTTACCAGTTCAAAGCCAGCGGCTCAACCGTGAAATTTCCGGGATTCATGGTGCTTTACCAGGCGGCCGAGGACAATGACCGTCCCGAGCCGGACAAGACAATCCTGCCGGACCTTCCCGAAGGGACAGTGCTCAATCTCGACGGATACGATCCCAAACAACATTTTACCCAACCGCCGCCAAGGTTCTCCGAAGCCTCCCTGGTCAAGGAACTGGAAGAAAACGGCATCGGTCGGCCCAGCACCTATGCCGCCATTCTCTCAACCATCCAGGAGAAGGGGTATGTGGAGAAACAGAAAGGATATTTTCGTCCCAGCGAACTGGGTCTCATCGTCAACGATCTCGTGGTCAAGAGCTTCCCGGATATTTTTAATGTGGAGTTCACCGCAAAGATGGAGGATGATCTGGATCGTGTTGAAGCAGCTGAAATCGATGCCAAAATGATTCTTCATGATTTCTACGCGCCCTTCTCCTCCGAGTTGGAAGCCGCCGACCAGAGCATGCTCAGCATGAAAGGCGTAGGTGCCTCCACCGGCATCAAATGTCCCCAGTGCGGCAGCGAACTCCATATCAAAGTCGGTAAAAACGGTCCATTCCTTGCCTGCAGCAGCTATCCCGAGTGCAATTTCAGTCGGGATTACACCCGCGACGAAAAGGGCAACATCCAGATCATCGAACCCGTCTCCGAGGATGCCGTCGACAAGGCTTGCGAGAAATGCGGAAAACCCATGGTCATCAAGCGCGGGCGTTACGGCACCTTCCTGGCCTGCAGCGGCTACCCCGAGTGCAAGTATACCCAGTCCGCCAGCACGGACGTCGGGGGACAGTCCACCGGCGTCAAATGCCCGGAAGAAGGGTGTACCGGTGAACTGGTCGAACGGCGGTCCAAGCGGGGAAAGGTTTTCTATGGGTGCAGCCGCTTCCCGGATTGCAAATATGCCATCTGGGATAAACCCGTCAATCGTTCCTGCCCTCAGTGCGGTGCGCAATTCATGGTCGAAAAAACTACAAAGAAAGACGGTACGTTTCTGATGTGTCTCAACCCCGCCTGCGGCTTCAGAAACACTGGCGGCGATGACGAGGCATCGTGA
- the ilvD gene encoding dihydroxy-acid dehydratase: protein MKSDNAKKGLERAPHRALFKAMGYTDVEIERPLVGIANSVNSIVPGHIHLDKIVEAVKAGIYMAGGTPVEFGVIGVCDGIAMNHIGMKYSLGSRELIADSIEVMATAHALDALVLVPNCDKIVPGMLMAAARLDLPAVVVSGGAMLAGRHPRTGEKVDLITVFESVGAVKSGRMTESELLEIEEAACPTCGSCSGMFTANSMNCLTEAIGLGLPGNGTIPSVMAARIRLAKQAGMRVMTLLEREITPRKILTESAFQNALAVDMALGCSTNTVLHLAAIAREAGVDMDLNLINTVSRKTPHLCSLSPGGKDHIEDLNRAGGIPAVMKELSKVGRIHLDVLTVTGETVGTNIADAAVLDREVIRPVDDPYHAEGGLAVLFGNLAPEGCVVKQSAVREEMMRHEGPARVFDSEEAASGAIMAGKIQKGDVVVIRYEGPMGGPGMREMLTPTSTIAGMGLDAHVALLTDGRFSGGTRGASIGHVSPEAMAGGPIALVREGDVIAVDIPEKTLTLKVSDKVLAARKAEWRAPDPRITRGYMARYAQMVSSASRGAVVENPRRV from the coding sequence ATGAAAAGCGACAATGCGAAAAAGGGCCTGGAAAGGGCGCCCCATCGGGCGCTCTTCAAAGCCATGGGCTATACCGATGTCGAGATCGAAAGACCCCTTGTCGGCATCGCCAATTCAGTGAACAGCATCGTTCCCGGCCACATCCATCTCGATAAGATCGTTGAAGCGGTCAAGGCCGGGATCTACATGGCCGGCGGGACGCCCGTGGAATTCGGCGTCATCGGCGTATGCGACGGCATCGCCATGAACCACATCGGCATGAAATACTCGTTGGGAAGCCGGGAACTCATCGCCGATTCCATCGAGGTCATGGCCACGGCCCATGCCCTCGATGCATTGGTGCTGGTGCCTAACTGCGACAAAATCGTTCCGGGAATGCTCATGGCGGCCGCGCGTCTCGATCTTCCTGCGGTGGTGGTCAGCGGCGGTGCCATGCTGGCCGGCCGTCATCCCAGAACCGGTGAAAAAGTGGATCTGATCACCGTTTTCGAATCGGTCGGCGCCGTCAAATCCGGCCGTATGACCGAATCCGAGCTTCTGGAGATCGAGGAGGCAGCCTGCCCCACCTGCGGCTCCTGCTCCGGCATGTTCACGGCCAACTCCATGAACTGCCTTACGGAAGCCATTGGCCTGGGTCTGCCCGGCAACGGCACCATCCCGTCTGTCATGGCCGCCAGGATCCGCCTGGCCAAACAGGCGGGCATGCGGGTGATGACGCTCCTCGAACGGGAGATCACGCCGCGAAAAATCCTGACGGAAAGCGCCTTTCAAAATGCCCTGGCCGTCGACATGGCCCTGGGGTGCTCGACCAACACCGTCCTCCACCTGGCAGCCATCGCCCGGGAGGCGGGGGTGGATATGGATCTGAATCTCATCAACACAGTGAGTCGAAAGACCCCCCATCTCTGTTCCCTCAGCCCCGGCGGAAAGGATCATATCGAAGACCTTAACCGCGCCGGCGGTATTCCCGCCGTCATGAAGGAATTGTCAAAGGTCGGACGAATCCACCTGGACGTCCTCACCGTCACGGGCGAAACGGTCGGCACCAACATCGCCGATGCCGCGGTGTTGGACCGTGAGGTCATCCGTCCGGTGGATGATCCTTACCACGCCGAGGGCGGATTGGCGGTTCTTTTTGGAAATCTGGCCCCCGAAGGATGCGTCGTCAAGCAGTCCGCGGTGCGGGAAGAGATGATGCGCCACGAGGGACCGGCACGCGTGTTCGATTCTGAAGAAGCGGCGTCCGGCGCCATCATGGCCGGAAAGATCCAAAAGGGGGACGTCGTCGTTATTCGATACGAGGGCCCCATGGGGGGTCCGGGCATGCGTGAGATGCTGACCCCAACGTCCACCATCGCCGGCATGGGCCTGGACGCCCATGTCGCCCTGCTGACCGACGGGCGATTTTCCGGCGGCACCCGCGGTGCGTCCATCGGGCACGTTTCGCCGGAGGCCATGGCCGGCGGTCCCATCGCTCTGGTACGGGAGGGAGATGTCATCGCCGTCGACATCCCGGAAAAAACCCTCACTCTGAAGGTATCCGATAAAGTCCTCGCCGCAAGAAAGGCGGAGTGGCGCGCCCCCGATCCCAGGATCACCCGCGGATACATGGCCCGGTACGCGCAGATGGTCTCTTCGGCCAGCCGCGGCGCCGTGGTCGAAAACCCGCGGCGGGTGTGA
- the cimA gene encoding citramalate synthase: MDPVLLYDTTLRDGTQGENINFSAEEKIKIAQRLDDIGIHYIEGGWPGSNPRDRQFFNLAKTVRFNTARLAAFGSTRRPGILPGDDHNLAALVESETPVVTIFGKTWDHHVKLMSNTLEENLSMIEETVIWLKQKGREVFYDAEHFFDGYRANPEYAMLTLNAAIRGGADALILCDTNGGNLPSFIADAFRAVRSAVGQSGIRLGIHTHNDAGLAVANSIEAVNQGAVVVQGTINGYGERCGNADLITLIPILTLKMERPCITPENLKKLRGLSRFVSETANIVPLNSRPFVGKSAFAHKGGIHVSAVMKDPTAYEHVDPALVGNSRTVLISDLSGKSNIEYKAREMGMDIGGNGCDSRKIVQEIKKREQEGFQFDAAEGSFKILLEKLTEQHRPAFELESFRVVIEKEKDRPCNSHAIVKISVGCRDEITAAEGNGPVSALDNALRRALHQFFPDVDTMHLVDFKVRVIDGNAGTAAKVRVLIESRDRDNLWSTIGVSEDIIEASWQALADSFQYKLAKQQNLQCVE, translated from the coding sequence ATGGATCCGGTCCTGTTGTACGACACCACACTGAGAGATGGAACCCAGGGAGAAAACATCAATTTCTCGGCCGAGGAAAAGATCAAGATCGCCCAGAGATTGGATGATATCGGGATCCACTACATCGAGGGTGGCTGGCCGGGCTCCAACCCCAGGGATCGCCAGTTTTTCAACCTGGCCAAAACAGTTCGGTTCAACACCGCCCGCCTGGCCGCGTTCGGCTCCACCCGACGCCCGGGAATTCTGCCGGGGGACGACCATAACCTGGCGGCCCTCGTCGAGAGCGAAACACCGGTGGTCACCATCTTCGGAAAGACCTGGGACCACCATGTGAAGCTCATGAGCAACACCCTGGAAGAAAACCTTTCCATGATCGAAGAAACCGTGATCTGGCTCAAACAAAAAGGTCGCGAGGTGTTCTACGATGCCGAGCATTTTTTCGATGGGTATCGAGCCAACCCCGAGTATGCCATGCTGACCCTGAACGCGGCGATTCGGGGGGGCGCCGATGCGCTGATTCTGTGCGACACCAACGGCGGCAATCTGCCCTCATTTATCGCCGATGCCTTTCGCGCGGTCAGATCGGCTGTCGGGCAATCCGGCATCCGTCTGGGCATCCATACCCACAACGACGCCGGCCTGGCCGTGGCCAACAGCATCGAGGCCGTCAACCAGGGCGCCGTAGTGGTCCAGGGAACCATCAACGGTTATGGTGAACGGTGCGGCAACGCCGACCTGATCACCCTCATCCCGATCCTGACCCTCAAAATGGAGCGACCCTGCATCACCCCGGAAAATCTTAAAAAGTTGCGGGGATTGTCGCGGTTCGTCAGCGAGACGGCCAACATCGTCCCTCTCAACTCCCGACCTTTCGTGGGCAAAAGCGCTTTCGCCCACAAAGGCGGCATCCATGTCAGCGCGGTAATGAAGGATCCCACCGCCTACGAACATGTCGACCCGGCCTTGGTGGGCAACAGCCGAACGGTCCTGATCTCGGACCTGTCGGGAAAGAGCAACATCGAATACAAGGCCCGGGAGATGGGTATGGACATCGGCGGAAACGGTTGCGACAGCCGAAAGATCGTTCAGGAAATCAAGAAGCGCGAGCAGGAAGGCTTCCAATTCGATGCCGCCGAAGGTTCCTTCAAGATCCTTCTGGAGAAATTGACCGAGCAGCACAGACCCGCTTTCGAGCTCGAATCCTTCCGGGTTGTCATCGAGAAGGAGAAAGATCGTCCATGCAATTCCCATGCCATCGTCAAGATCTCCGTCGGCTGCAGGGACGAGATTACCGCGGCCGAAGGCAACGGTCCCGTCAGTGCCCTCGACAATGCCCTCAGACGGGCGCTTCACCAGTTCTTCCCCGATGTGGACACCATGCACCTGGTCGACTTCAAGGTAAGGGTTATCGACGGTAACGCCGGTACGGCGGCCAAGGTTCGGGTTTTGATCGAGTCGCGGGATCGGGACAACCTCTGGAGCACCATCGGCGTTTCAGAGGACATCATCGAGGCAAGCTGGCAGGCCCTGGCCGACAGCTTCCAGTATAAACTGGCCAAGCAACAGAATTTACAATGTGTCGAATAA
- the ilvC gene encoding ketol-acid reductoisomerase — MAKIDFGGVMEEVVTSEEFPLEKARTILENEVVAVIGYGVQGPGQALNLRDNGVRVIVGQREGGASWDRAVADGFVPGKTLFPIEEAARKATIIQYLLSDAGQVAMWPKIKACLNEGDALYFSHGFGVVYKDQTGIVPPENVDVILAAPKGSGRTVRTNFLDGSGINSSFAVFQDFTGRARERCLAMGIAIGSGYLFETTFEREVYSDLTGERGVLMGCLAGVMEAQYDLLRRHGHSPSEAFNETVEELTQSLIRLVAENGMDWMFANTSTTAQRGALDWAPRFRDAVIPVFDRLYESVKNGDETRRVLDVNSAPDYREKLNAELDAIRKSEMWRAGSAVRALRPENRKQ, encoded by the coding sequence ATGGCAAAGATCGATTTTGGCGGTGTTATGGAAGAGGTGGTCACATCGGAAGAATTTCCCCTGGAAAAGGCCAGGACCATTCTCGAAAACGAAGTCGTAGCGGTGATCGGATACGGGGTCCAGGGGCCGGGTCAGGCCCTCAACCTGCGGGACAACGGTGTTCGGGTCATCGTCGGACAGCGTGAAGGCGGGGCGTCATGGGATCGCGCCGTAGCCGACGGCTTCGTGCCTGGAAAAACCCTTTTCCCCATCGAGGAGGCCGCTCGAAAAGCGACCATCATTCAGTATCTCCTCTCGGACGCCGGTCAGGTGGCCATGTGGCCCAAAATCAAGGCCTGCCTCAACGAAGGGGACGCCCTCTATTTCTCCCATGGGTTCGGGGTGGTCTACAAAGACCAGACCGGGATCGTACCTCCTGAAAACGTGGATGTCATTCTGGCCGCGCCCAAGGGATCCGGCAGGACGGTTCGCACCAATTTCCTCGACGGCAGCGGGATCAACTCCAGTTTCGCCGTTTTCCAGGATTTCACGGGAAGGGCCCGGGAACGATGCCTGGCCATGGGTATTGCCATCGGATCGGGCTACCTGTTCGAGACCACCTTCGAGAGAGAGGTCTACAGCGATCTCACCGGGGAACGGGGCGTCCTGATGGGCTGCCTTGCGGGCGTTATGGAAGCCCAGTACGATCTCCTCCGGCGGCACGGCCACAGCCCCAGCGAGGCATTCAATGAAACCGTGGAGGAATTGACCCAGAGCCTGATCCGACTCGTGGCGGAAAACGGCATGGACTGGATGTTCGCCAATACCAGCACCACGGCCCAACGAGGGGCCTTGGACTGGGCGCCCCGATTTCGCGACGCCGTCATCCCCGTTTTCGACCGACTATATGAAAGCGTCAAAAACGGCGATGAAACCCGGCGGGTACTGGATGTCAACAGTGCCCCGGATTATCGCGAAAAGCTGAACGCCGAGCTCGACGCGATCAGGAAATCGGAGATGTGGCGGGCGGGAAGTGCCGTCCGGGCCCTCCGGCCGGAAAATCGAAAGCAGTAA
- the ilvB gene encoding biosynthetic-type acetolactate synthase large subunit produces the protein MKLTGAQILMKVLKEEGADTIFGYPGGAVIDIYDELVKTDIRHILVRHEQGAVHAADGYARASGKVGVCLVTSGPGATNTVTGIASAYMDSIPLVVITGQVPSHLIGNDAFQEVDIVGITRPCTKHNYLVQSVEELAQVIKEAFYIARSGRPGPVLVDLPKDVINSVTQYHAPKKVKLRSYNPTYNPNMKQLHKVIELVKMARRPMIFAGGGVILAKAHKELTEFARRAQIPVTTSLMGLGAFPATDPLWLGMIGMHGTYRSNKCTAACDLLIAVGVRFDDRVTGKTDTFAAQAQIVHIDIDPTSIRKNIPVSIPVVGDCKITLGHINHLLNDEELGNLSEKRSGWFAQIAGWKAKTQLAYEQGPDIIKPQFVIEELYRLTEGKAIVTTEVGQNQMWAAQYYHFNEPGHFITSGGLGVMGFGLPAAIGAQVACPDELVVDVAGDGSIQMNIQEMATAVQYGLPVKIVILNNGYLGMVRQWQELFYNKCYACTCMEHAPDFVKLAEAYGAVGLRATRPDEVEKVLFQGLSVKKPVIMDFVVEKEESVYPMVPAGKPITEMLLV, from the coding sequence ATGAAGTTAACCGGCGCGCAGATCCTGATGAAGGTGCTCAAAGAAGAAGGCGCGGATACGATATTCGGGTATCCGGGCGGCGCGGTCATCGATATCTACGACGAACTCGTCAAAACCGATATCCGCCACATCCTCGTCCGCCATGAGCAGGGCGCGGTGCATGCCGCCGACGGATACGCCCGGGCGAGCGGCAAGGTGGGGGTCTGTCTGGTAACCTCGGGCCCTGGGGCGACCAACACGGTAACCGGCATCGCCTCGGCCTACATGGATTCCATCCCCCTGGTGGTCATCACGGGTCAGGTACCGTCCCACCTGATCGGCAATGATGCCTTTCAGGAGGTGGACATCGTCGGCATCACCCGACCGTGCACAAAGCACAATTACCTGGTGCAAAGCGTCGAGGAACTGGCCCAGGTCATCAAAGAGGCATTCTACATCGCCCGATCCGGCCGACCCGGGCCGGTCCTCGTGGACCTGCCAAAGGATGTCATCAACAGCGTTACCCAGTATCACGCCCCAAAAAAAGTGAAGCTGAGATCCTACAACCCCACCTACAACCCCAACATGAAGCAGCTCCATAAGGTGATCGAACTGGTCAAAATGGCGCGACGCCCCATGATCTTCGCCGGAGGGGGTGTCATCCTGGCCAAGGCCCACAAGGAACTCACCGAATTCGCCCGCAGGGCACAGATTCCCGTCACCACGTCCCTTATGGGTTTGGGGGCCTTCCCGGCCACGGACCCCCTGTGGTTGGGGATGATCGGTATGCACGGCACGTACCGGTCCAACAAGTGCACCGCCGCCTGCGATCTGCTCATCGCCGTCGGCGTCAGGTTCGACGACCGGGTGACCGGCAAGACGGATACTTTTGCCGCCCAGGCCCAGATTGTCCACATCGATATCGACCCCACCTCCATCCGCAAGAACATACCGGTGTCGATCCCGGTGGTGGGAGACTGCAAGATCACCCTCGGCCACATCAACCATCTCCTCAACGACGAGGAGCTGGGTAATCTTTCGGAAAAGCGTAGCGGGTGGTTTGCCCAGATCGCCGGTTGGAAGGCCAAAACACAGTTGGCCTACGAGCAGGGACCGGACATCATCAAGCCTCAGTTCGTGATCGAAGAGCTTTACCGGTTAACCGAAGGCAAAGCCATTGTCACCACCGAGGTCGGCCAGAACCAGATGTGGGCCGCCCAGTATTACCATTTTAACGAACCGGGCCATTTCATCACCTCGGGCGGATTGGGCGTCATGGGGTTCGGCTTGCCTGCGGCCATCGGCGCTCAGGTGGCCTGTCCGGACGAACTGGTTGTGGACGTGGCCGGCGACGGCAGCATACAAATGAACATCCAGGAAATGGCCACGGCGGTTCAATACGGACTCCCCGTCAAAATAGTCATCCTGAACAATGGATACCTGGGGATGGTGCGGCAGTGGCAAGAGTTGTTCTACAATAAGTGTTACGCCTGCACCTGCATGGAACACGCGCCCGATTTCGTCAAATTGGCCGAGGCTTATGGCGCCGTGGGGTTAAGGGCTACCCGGCCCGATGAGGTGGAAAAGGTGCTCTTTCAAGGGCTGTCGGTCAAAAAACCGGTGATTATGGACTTTGTCGTAGAAAAGGAAGAAAGCGTCTACCCGATGGTCCCGGCCGGCAAACCCATCACGGAGATGCTTCTGGTCTGA